From Loxodonta africana isolate mLoxAfr1 chromosome 2, mLoxAfr1.hap2, whole genome shotgun sequence, the proteins below share one genomic window:
- the LOC100671243 gene encoding LOW QUALITY PROTEIN: olfactory receptor 2W3-like (The sequence of the model RefSeq protein was modified relative to this genomic sequence to represent the inferred CDS: substituted 1 base at 1 genomic stop codon), which translates to MLTVVAIAFVVTIIISMSSGTVEMMDGTNDSSQNHFILLGSSDHPHPERILFVVILITSVLTLMGNTTTILVPWLDPHLHTPMYFFLTHLSFLDLSFTTVYNLSGCDKTISCTGYGIQLFLFPGLGGIDNLLLDVMAYDRFVAVCKPLHYMIIMRPXLFLGLVFLAWGCGVANSLTLWSSLCGYHIVNNLLCEMSALIRMLRVNTAAIEGIAFILAVGIVLSPSAFILVSYGYIVKSVLSIQSSSGRHEDLNICGSHFTVISLLYENIIYMYIQPGISSSKDRGKFLTFFYNIVAPLLNPLIYTLRNKEVKGELRRLMMGKRGIGKEEGHLLPVHQALITIPIVGH; encoded by the coding sequence ATGTTGACTGTTGTTGCTATTGCTTTTGTCGTCACTATTATTATTAGTATGTCTTCAGGTACAGTAGAGATGATGGATGGCACAAATGACAGCTCCCAAAACCATTTCATCCTTTTGGGGTCTTCTGACCATCCCCATCCAGAGAGAATCCTCTTTGTGGTCATCTTGATTACCTCTGTCCTGACCCTCATGGGCAATACCACCACCATCCTGGTGCCCTGGCTGGACCCTcatctccacacccccatgtatttCTTTCTCACCCACCTCTCCTTCCTGGACCTCAGTTTTACCACTGTCTACAATCTTAGTGGATGTGATAAGACCATCAGCTGCACAGGTTATGGCATCCAGCTATTTCTATTCCCGGGTCTGGGTGGTATAGACAACCTGCTCCTGGATGTCATGGCTTATGACCGATTTGTTGCAGTCTGCAAACCCCTGCACTACATGATTATTATGCGTCCTTAGCTCTTCCTGGGTTTAGTGTTCCTTGCTTGGGGCTGTGGGGTGGCCAACTCTTTGACCTTGTGGTCATCCCTCTGTGGGTACCACATAGTGAACAACTTATTGTGTGAGATGTCAGCCTTGATCCGGATGCTCCGTGTCAACACAGCTGCCATTGAAGGCATTGCCTTTATTCTGGCGGTGGGCATTGTACTGTCACCCTCGGCTTTTATCCTGGTGTCCTATGGATATATCGTGAAGTCTGTGTTAAGTATCCAGTCATCCTCTGGGAGACATGAAGACTTAAATATATGTGGCTCTCATTTCACTGTAATCTCACTTCTCTATGAAAACATCATCTACATGTACATACAACCAGGAATCAGTTCCTCCAAGGACCGGGGAAAATTCCTCACCTTTTTCTACAACATTGTTGCTCCCCTCCTAAACCCCTTGATCTACACCCTCAGAAACAAAGAGGTGAAGGGGGAACTGAGGAGGCTGATGATGGGTAAAAGGGGGATAGGAAAGGAGGAAGGGCATCTCCTGCCTGTACACCAAGCCCTGATCACAATCCCCATTGTGGGCCATTGA